A window of Maioricimonas rarisocia genomic DNA:
ACGTCCAGCGTTGCGGGCGGCGCCTGGGCAACCCACATCGCGCCATCACGTCACAGCAATCGCCCGTGATCCGTCACCAGAGAAAGTGAACACGATGAGGAAGAATTCGTCAGGGCCCGCTCTTCTGGTCATCGCGGCAATACTCGCACTGCCCGGTGTCGCCGCCGCTCAATCGGGACCAGAAGTTCCCGAATCGATCACGACTCCCGAGAGAGTCGAATCAACGCTCGGCACCTTGACGTTCAAGGACGGCGTGCCCGACGAAGAGTCCGCCGAGAAGCTCTACGACTTACTCGACGCGACCTATGCCTACCGCGCTTTTATGGACAACATGCGCGGCGTCAGCATCGCCGCGCTCCGCAAGGGAATGATCGATATCGGCGTGAAGGACCGCGAAGTGCTGCTCTTCTCGAAGCTGATGGATTCGAACTCCCTGTTCCTCACCGCCAACTGCGACACCATCTACGCGATGGGGCACGTCGACCTGACGGACGGCCCGGTCGTCATCGAGACGCCCCCTCTGTTTCTCGGCACTGTCCAGGACGCCTGGTTCCGCTGGGCGATCGACCTGGGCCTGCCCGGTCCCGACCGCGGGCTTGGCGGCAAGTACCTGATCGTGCCCCCGCACTACAAGGGCGAACTTCCCACCGGGAGCTACAACATCGCCCGGGTCCGCACGAACACGATCGTCTGGTTCGGGCGGTCTTACCTGAAGGATGGCAAGGACCCCAAGCCGGTCGTCGAGACCATCCGCAGAACGTTGAAGGTCTACCCCTACACGCCGGGCGGAGCGGGCACTCCTATCGCCGACTTTCTCGCCGGCAAGGCACCGCTTGCTGCCGTCTCGACCCCGCCGGAAACCGTGTTCCACGAGGGCAGCGGTAAAGTGATGAACACCGTCCCGCCCAACGACTGGACCTTCTACGAGTTGTTGAACGAGGTCGTCCAGCGCGAGCCGGCGACGTCCCGCGATGCGGACCTGATGGGTCCCATCGCCGCCATCGGCATCAGGAAGGGTCAGCCCTTCGAGCCGGACGCGCGGATGAAGAAGATCCTGAACGAGGCACTGGTGCTGGCCAACGCGAGTTCGCGAACGCTCTTCATGCGACCGCGGCATCCGGAGTGGTACTACTATCCCGATTCCGCCTGGTACAACTGGTTGTTCCAGACCGGCTACCAGTTCGAAACGCCCATCCCG
This region includes:
- a CDS encoding DUF1254 domain-containing protein codes for the protein MRKNSSGPALLVIAAILALPGVAAAQSGPEVPESITTPERVESTLGTLTFKDGVPDEESAEKLYDLLDATYAYRAFMDNMRGVSIAALRKGMIDIGVKDREVLLFSKLMDSNSLFLTANCDTIYAMGHVDLTDGPVVIETPPLFLGTVQDAWFRWAIDLGLPGPDRGLGGKYLIVPPHYKGELPTGSYNIARVRTNTIVWFGRSYLKDGKDPKPVVETIRRTLKVYPYTPGGAGTPIADFLAGKAPLAAVSTPPETVFHEGSGKVMNTVPPNDWTFYELLNEVVQREPATSRDADLMGPIAAIGIRKGQPFEPDARMKKILNEALVLANASSRTLFMRPRHPEWYYYPDSAWYNWLFQTGYQFETPIPQITKEGVKPYPPTGYRTMDARTTFFYGVTGITPAMAMRLTKVGSQYLLAVVDADRNYFDGSKTYRMTLPKDVPAEKFWSLTLYDMQTRSMLATPQRYPRAGSQAYPSPAAELNNDGSTTVYFAPEQPEGVGRGNWIQTDPEKGWFVILRLYSPLQPFFDKSWRPTEVELVE